In one window of Maribacter dokdonensis DSW-8 DNA:
- a CDS encoding Gfo/Idh/MocA family protein: MSNNKINDKKNTRRKFMKNTGMAAAGFMIVPRHVLGGTGFIAPSDKLNIAGIGAGGKGQSDIASFAESPNVNIVSLCDVDDRQAVTSRENFPKASYYNDFREMLDKEGKNIDAVSVSTPDHNHAVAAYQAMSMGKHVYVQKPLTHDIWEARMLTEAAKKFKVVTQMGNQGGSGDGVRTMKEIYDTGIIGEVHTVKCWTNRAIWPQALQTPTKKDRIPKGLNWDLWLGTAQMRDYNNAYLPFDWRGWSDFGTGALGDMACHIMDPVYRILPILYPDTVECSVSDSFSGNFQYKDYPKSFPNSSKIHLSYPRTDGKGKIKVTWMDGGLLPERPEELGDDEALGNWDGGVLFIGTKGKLMADCYGANPRLLPLSLNEQFEVEQTIARVPEGHYLQWVNACMAGYGNAETSSSFDYAGPFTESILIGNLALKSYFEVDPTVENQSFWGGGKQYHGRKRLQWDAANMKITNFEPANKYVKRTYRDGYSLG, from the coding sequence ATGTCAAACAACAAAATCAACGACAAAAAGAACACCCGCCGAAAATTTATGAAGAATACCGGTATGGCGGCAGCCGGTTTTATGATCGTACCAAGACATGTACTTGGAGGAACGGGCTTTATTGCTCCCAGCGATAAACTTAACATCGCAGGTATTGGCGCAGGAGGTAAAGGGCAAAGCGATATTGCATCGTTTGCCGAGAGCCCCAACGTTAACATTGTTTCGCTTTGTGATGTAGATGATAGGCAAGCGGTTACTTCTAGAGAAAACTTCCCAAAAGCCAGTTATTACAATGATTTTAGGGAAATGTTAGATAAAGAAGGTAAAAACATTGATGCCGTTTCTGTTTCTACACCCGATCACAACCACGCCGTTGCAGCTTATCAGGCAATGTCAATGGGCAAACACGTGTATGTACAAAAACCTTTGACCCATGATATTTGGGAAGCAAGAATGTTAACAGAGGCTGCCAAAAAATTCAAAGTTGTTACTCAAATGGGTAACCAAGGTGGTTCTGGTGACGGTGTACGTACCATGAAAGAAATTTATGACACCGGAATTATAGGTGAGGTACATACCGTAAAATGTTGGACCAACAGAGCAATTTGGCCACAGGCATTACAAACACCAACTAAAAAAGATCGCATTCCTAAAGGTCTAAACTGGGATCTTTGGTTAGGTACCGCACAAATGCGAGATTATAACAATGCCTACCTACCATTTGATTGGAGAGGTTGGTCAGATTTCGGTACAGGTGCACTAGGTGATATGGCCTGCCATATTATGGATCCGGTATATAGAATTCTTCCGATTTTATATCCTGATACCGTAGAGTGTAGTGTATCTGACTCCTTCAGTGGCAATTTCCAATATAAAGATTACCCTAAAAGTTTCCCAAATTCCAGTAAAATACATTTAAGCTACCCAAGAACGGATGGCAAAGGAAAAATAAAAGTGACCTGGATGGATGGCGGACTATTACCTGAAAGACCAGAGGAACTAGGTGATGATGAAGCTTTAGGAAACTGGGATGGTGGTGTATTGTTCATAGGTACCAAAGGAAAGTTAATGGCAGATTGTTATGGTGCAAATCCGCGTTTACTTCCACTGAGCCTTAACGAACAGTTTGAAGTTGAACAAACCATTGCTCGTGTACCAGAAGGGCACTACTTACAATGGGTAAACGCTTGTATGGCCGGTTACGGTAATGCAGAGACCAGTTCATCCTTTGATTATGCCGGACCATTTACAGAAAGTATCCTAATTGGTAACTTAGCATTAAAATCTTATTTTGAAGTAGACCCTACGGTAGAGAACCAAAGCTTTTGGGGCGGTGGTAAACAATACCACGGTAGAAAACGCTTACAATGGGATGCCGCAAATATGAAAATCACTAATTTTGAACCCGCAAATAAATACGTAAAACGCACATACAGAGATGGTTATTCTTTAGGATAA
- the brnQ gene encoding branched-chain amino acid transport system II carrier protein translates to MFKKKETLVTAFALFSLFFGAGNLILPPLLGFNSGNQWLVVTIGFGLSAVAIPVLGILAHAKLQGSLIDFGNKVSPIFSLVYAFFIYAIAIALPSPRTASVTHEMAIQPFWDISSWYTSSIYFALVLLFALNRSKILNILGKILTPAIILILLLVIGITIFSFPFDFGSTTIASPFANGILEGYQTFDAIGAVVVGGVIIISINLKYVDATYDEKKTLIRNAAWFAGLALFLIYMGLILSGALSHAVFNAETTRTEILSGLAKQSLGNIGNLFLSILVGLACFTTAVGIVTGTADFVASRFNESKSAYTIMAIIGSVLGVLVGQFNVAYIIAVAIPSLMFIYPITIILIVLNVVPDKYASSLVFRAVTIATILFSIPDFLGSIGALTPEANTFSWIPLQQYSLGWVLPALIVFVIFNIYINVNKK, encoded by the coding sequence ATGTTTAAAAAGAAGGAAACCCTTGTAACCGCCTTTGCTCTATTCTCTCTTTTTTTTGGAGCGGGCAATCTTATTTTACCTCCCCTATTAGGGTTTAATTCTGGAAATCAATGGTTGGTAGTTACTATCGGTTTTGGACTCTCTGCCGTGGCCATTCCCGTTCTCGGAATTTTGGCTCATGCAAAATTACAAGGTTCCCTTATAGACTTTGGCAATAAGGTCTCACCTATTTTCAGCTTAGTATATGCATTTTTCATATACGCTATTGCCATAGCACTCCCCAGCCCTAGAACAGCATCTGTAACGCATGAAATGGCCATTCAGCCATTTTGGGATATATCTTCTTGGTACACCAGCAGCATCTATTTTGCATTAGTGTTATTGTTTGCGCTTAACCGTTCTAAAATATTGAATATACTGGGCAAGATATTGACGCCGGCTATCATTTTAATTCTTCTTTTGGTAATAGGAATAACGATTTTCTCTTTTCCCTTTGATTTTGGAAGCACTACGATTGCCAGTCCGTTTGCCAACGGAATACTGGAAGGCTACCAAACATTTGATGCTATTGGCGCTGTAGTTGTTGGTGGGGTAATCATCATATCCATCAACCTAAAATATGTTGATGCAACCTATGACGAAAAGAAAACATTAATTAGAAATGCTGCCTGGTTTGCCGGTTTAGCCTTGTTTTTAATTTATATGGGTCTTATTCTTTCTGGAGCCTTGTCTCATGCTGTTTTTAATGCAGAAACGACCAGAACCGAAATATTATCCGGTTTAGCAAAACAGAGTTTAGGTAACATCGGCAATTTGTTCTTAAGTATACTGGTAGGTTTAGCATGTTTTACCACCGCAGTAGGTATCGTAACCGGTACGGCAGATTTTGTAGCATCAAGATTTAATGAGTCAAAATCGGCATATACCATTATGGCTATTATTGGTAGTGTATTAGGTGTTCTTGTTGGCCAGTTCAATGTAGCTTATATTATTGCCGTAGCCATACCCTCTTTAATGTTCATTTATCCCATTACCATTATACTCATTGTTTTGAATGTAGTGCCAGATAAATATGCATCGTCTTTGGTATTTAGAGCGGTAACCATAGCCACCATACTATTTAGTATTCCTGATTTCTTGGGAAGTATTGGAGCATTAACACCTGAAGCAAATACGTTTTCGTGGATTCCGCTTCAGCAGTATAGTTTAGGCTGGGTCTTGCCAGCTTTGATTGTGTTCGTAATTTTCAATATTTATATAAACGTCAACAAAAAATAA
- a CDS encoding fasciclin domain-containing protein, whose translation MKISNTIKLATLALTLGLTTSSFAQDGAMEMKKDKKMMKKEKMMMETKMVGGAEMYPNKNIIENAVNSKDHTTLVAAVKAAELVETLKGEGPFTVFAPTNEAFEKLPKGTVETLLMAENKAKLQSILTYHVVAGKVSAMDLMKMIKDGNGKAELTTVNGGTLTAMLKGKKVQLKDAAGNLSTVTIADVNQSNGIIHVIDAVVLPGM comes from the coding sequence ATGAAAATTTCAAATACGATTAAACTTGCCACTCTTGCCTTAACTTTAGGACTTACTACTTCATCCTTCGCTCAAGATGGTGCTATGGAAATGAAGAAGGACAAGAAAATGATGAAAAAGGAAAAAATGATGATGGAGACCAAAATGGTCGGTGGCGCTGAAATGTACCCTAATAAAAACATCATTGAAAATGCAGTGAACTCAAAAGACCACACAACTCTAGTTGCAGCAGTAAAAGCAGCAGAATTAGTAGAAACTTTAAAAGGTGAAGGTCCATTTACAGTTTTTGCTCCTACAAATGAAGCATTTGAGAAATTACCAAAAGGGACTGTTGAGACCTTGTTAATGGCTGAAAACAAAGCGAAATTACAATCGATTTTAACATACCATGTAGTTGCTGGAAAAGTCAGCGCTATGGATTTAATGAAGATGATTAAAGATGGTAACGGAAAAGCTGAATTAACTACAGTAAACGGTGGCACTTTAACTGCAATGCTAAAAGGAAAGAAGGTTCAATTAAAAGATGCCGCGGGTAATTTATCTACTGTGACAATTGCAGATGTAAACCAATCAAATGGAATAATTCATGTTATTGATGCCGTGGTTTTACCAGGTATGTAA
- the thiL gene encoding thiamine-phosphate kinase, translating into MLEDKEQERTSLEKLGEFGLIEHLTKGFEIKQASTLKGIGDDATVLDFKDKKTVISTDLLIEGVHFDLAYMPLKHLGYKSIMVNLSDIYAMNATATQVTISIAVSNRFPLEALEELYAGVATACKTYNVDLVGGDTTSSKTGLMISVTAIGIANEEDIAYRSGAQPNDLLVVSGDLGAAYMGLQVLEREKEVFKVNPNSQPDLEPYSYIVERQLKPEARKDIPELLKKLEVHPTSMIDISDGLSSEILHLSKSSGLGIDLYEDKIPLDPTVISACEEFKIDSTLVALSGGEDYELLFTIDQKEFPKIKGNPNLTVIGHTTGKDEGAYLISRNNTKIPLTAQGWNSFD; encoded by the coding sequence ATGCTAGAAGATAAAGAACAAGAAAGAACATCATTGGAGAAACTGGGCGAATTTGGGCTCATTGAACACCTTACCAAGGGTTTTGAAATAAAACAAGCATCTACACTCAAAGGAATTGGTGATGATGCCACAGTTTTAGATTTCAAGGATAAAAAGACTGTAATAAGTACCGATCTTTTAATTGAAGGCGTTCATTTTGATCTTGCCTATATGCCACTGAAGCATTTAGGGTATAAATCTATCATGGTAAACCTATCCGATATTTATGCCATGAACGCTACGGCTACCCAAGTAACCATTTCTATTGCAGTCTCTAATAGATTTCCGCTAGAAGCTCTTGAAGAATTATATGCTGGCGTAGCTACGGCATGCAAAACATATAATGTTGATTTAGTGGGTGGTGACACTACCTCTTCCAAAACAGGTTTAATGATCAGTGTTACCGCAATAGGTATTGCCAATGAAGAAGATATTGCTTACCGATCAGGTGCACAACCAAACGATTTATTGGTTGTATCCGGTGATTTGGGTGCGGCATATATGGGCTTGCAAGTTCTAGAAAGGGAAAAAGAGGTTTTTAAAGTAAACCCTAATAGTCAACCCGATTTAGAACCTTATTCTTATATCGTAGAGCGACAGTTGAAGCCTGAAGCAAGAAAGGATATACCTGAGTTATTAAAAAAATTGGAAGTTCATCCTACATCAATGATAGATATTAGCGACGGTCTATCCTCAGAAATTCTTCATTTGAGTAAAAGTAGCGGATTGGGAATTGACTTGTACGAAGACAAAATTCCGTTAGACCCTACCGTAATATCTGCTTGTGAAGAATTCAAGATAGACAGTACCCTTGTAGCGTTAAGCGGTGGAGAAGACTATGAGCTATTGTTCACTATTGACCAAAAAGAATTCCCAAAAATTAAAGGCAATCCTAACCTTACCGTCATAGGGCATACCACGGGAAAAGACGAAGGGGCTTACTTAATTTCTAGGAATAATACGAAGATTCCGTTAACCGCGCAGGGTTGGAATTCATTTGACTAA